A stretch of Pristis pectinata isolate sPriPec2 chromosome 26, sPriPec2.1.pri, whole genome shotgun sequence DNA encodes these proteins:
- the LOC127583247 gene encoding coadhesin-like — protein MRIRMCTHPESGMRCEGPSAELMGCEALRPCPVNGEWSEWSPWSPCTASCAGIKRRVRICDNPTPANGGLPCSGSLEQAMPCGNADCPVTGFWSIWTAWSPCPVSCGLGIMKRSRTCNAPFSRKVQLIVWGIIKKKDHVAFR, from the exons ATGCGGATTCGTATGTGCACACACCCGGAGAGTGGAATGCGTTGTGAGGGACCATCAGCGGAATTGATGGGATGTGAGGCGCTCAGACCTTGCCCAG TCAACGGGGAGTGGTCGGAGTGGTCACCCTGGTCTCCATGCACTGCCTCCTGTGCCGGCATCAAGAGACGAGTTCGTATCTGTGACAACCCCACTCCAGCCAACGGGGGCCTCCCCTGCAGCGGCTCCCTCGAGCAGGCTATGCCCTGCGGAAATGCTGACTGCCCAG TCACTGGGTTTTGGTCGATCTGGACAGCGTGGAGCCCTTGCCCTGTCAGCTGTGGTTTGGGGATAATGAAACGTTCTCGCAcctgcaatgctccattttcaAGAAAAGTGCAACTCATTGTGTGGGGCATAATCAAGAAGAAAGATCATGTGGCTTTCCGGTGA